The following proteins are encoded in a genomic region of Ostrea edulis chromosome 7, xbOstEdul1.1, whole genome shotgun sequence:
- the LOC125655291 gene encoding uncharacterized protein LOC125655291 isoform X5: MYMDSYGTCQQSAFFEVQDEEYAVYSKGSGQAYQIMRCSLRFKTYPDQQLCVKFNSFKIDDCNVYLKVYQEHEPVDLARQPSDDCLYREYSCESSPQTVCSTDRYMTVQLYKERIGAERYDFSLQVVPKTMQNEIIMSLGVMVGVIVGVVVVIAILAILLLYCCCKKHRHHGRVFRKKKSKPRSGAQGRLLESGPEPSAPPLDAEVEMHQHIVTNFGHYLNEPPPPYEPKPEPV; the protein is encoded by the exons A TGTACATGGATTCGTACGGAACCTGTCAGCAGTCTGCATTCTTCGAGGTCCAAGACGAGGAGTATGCAGTTTATTCTAAAGGAAGTGGACAGGCCTACCAGATAATGAGGTGCTCCCTGCGATTCAAGACTTACCCAGATCAACAGCTGTGTGTGAAATTTAACAGCTTCAAGATTGATGATTGCAATGTGTATCTTAAAGTGTACCAGGAACATGAACCTGTAGATTTAGCCCGGCAGCCCAGCGACGACTGTTTGTAT aGGGAGTACAGCTGTGAATCGTCCCCCCAGACTGTGTGTAGCACTGACCGTTACATGACAGTGCAGCTGTACAAAGAGAGAATTGGTGCTGAAAGATACGACTTCTCTCTGCAAGTCGTGCCAAAAACAATGCAAA ATGAGATCATCATGTCTTTGGGAGTGATGGTGGGAGTAATTGTTGGAGTTGTGGTAGTCATAGCGATACTAGCCATACTTCTTCTATACTGCTGCTGCAAGAAACACAGGCATCATGGGAGGGTGTTCAGAAAGAAAAAGAGCAAGCCTCGATCTGGTGCTCAGGGGAGATTACTGGAGTCGGGACCAGAACCATCAG CTCCACCATTGGATGCAGAAGTGGAAATGCACCAACATATAGTGACAAACTTTGGACACTATCTCAATGAACCTCCTCCACCATACGAACCCAAGCCAGAGCCAGTTTAG
- the LOC125656945 gene encoding uncharacterized protein LOC125656945, with amino-acid sequence MHCDLKRPLFFILCILRDSQLLYPENLLYMDDYGRCQDPTFFEVVDDVYVISAKGSGQMFSTKRCSLRFRTKANQHLCVEFKHFQIDDCSVHFNLFQEKWPVNLHMEPDDVYLYRGYSCGDAPETVCSTATNLTLQLYKRIIHVQEYSFSVELSSKSDHDERWVIVGVISGLLLTVILVIVVCRCRKKNRQICEVFRRRQNEDHLHDTSLFSYRQHTVLKTREQLIIGTIRVSEI; translated from the exons ATGCACTGTGATTTAAAGAGaccattgttttttattctttgtATCTTACGTGATTCACAACTCCTTTATCCAGAGAATTTAC TGTATATGGATGATTATGGAAGGTGTCAGGACCCGACATTTTTTGAAGTTGTTGATGATGTGTATGTTATCTCTGCCAAAGGAAGTGGTCAGATGTTCTCCACAAAAAGGTGCTCACTTCGCTTCAGAACAAAAGCAAATCAACACCTTTGCGTAGAGTTTAAACATTTccagattgatgactgttctgTACATTTCAATCTATTCCAAGAAAAATGGCCTGTAAATCTTCATATGGAACCAGATGACGTCTACTTGTAT CGAGGGTACAGTTGTGGAGATGCTCCAGAAACTGTGTGTAGTACAGCCACGAACTTGACCCTTCAACTTTACAAAAGAATCATCCACGTACAAGAATACAGCTTTTCTGTTGAACTTTCATCAAAATCAGATCACG ATGAGCGCTGGGTTATAGTGGGAGTGATATCAGGGCTTCTGCTTACTGTGATACTTGTCATCGTTGTCTGTCGCTGCCGCAAGAAAAACAGGCAAATTTGCGAGGTATTCCGAAGGAGACAGAATGAAGACCATTTACATGATACCAGTCTTTTTTCATATCGTCAGCATACTGTTCTGAAAACACGGGAACAATTGATAATTGGGACTATTCGAGTTTCCGAGATATAA
- the LOC125655291 gene encoding uncharacterized protein LOC125655291 isoform X4 — MGPTPTSLHPLIILITTITAVDGGAMNDQKLYMDSYGTCQQSAFFEVQDEEYAVYSKGSGQAYQIMRCSLRFKTYPDQQLCVKFNSFKIDDCNVYLKVYQEHEPVDLARQPSDDCLYREYSCESSPQTVCSTDRYMTVQLYKERIGAERYDFSLQVVPKTMQNEIIMSLGVMVGVIVGVVVVIAILAILLLYCCCKKHRHHGRVFRKKKSKPRSGAQGRLLESGPEPSAPPLDAEVEMHQHIVTNFGHYLNEPPPPYEPKPEPV; from the exons ATGGGACCCACCCCCACCTCGCTTCACCCTCTGATTATCCTGATAACCACCATCACAGCTGTAGACGGTGGAGCCATGAACGACCAGAAAT TGTACATGGATTCGTACGGAACCTGTCAGCAGTCTGCATTCTTCGAGGTCCAAGACGAGGAGTATGCAGTTTATTCTAAAGGAAGTGGACAGGCCTACCAGATAATGAGGTGCTCCCTGCGATTCAAGACTTACCCAGATCAACAGCTGTGTGTGAAATTTAACAGCTTCAAGATTGATGATTGCAATGTGTATCTTAAAGTGTACCAGGAACATGAACCTGTAGATTTAGCCCGGCAGCCCAGCGACGACTGTTTGTAT aGGGAGTACAGCTGTGAATCGTCCCCCCAGACTGTGTGTAGCACTGACCGTTACATGACAGTGCAGCTGTACAAAGAGAGAATTGGTGCTGAAAGATACGACTTCTCTCTGCAAGTCGTGCCAAAAACAATGCAAA ATGAGATCATCATGTCTTTGGGAGTGATGGTGGGAGTAATTGTTGGAGTTGTGGTAGTCATAGCGATACTAGCCATACTTCTTCTATACTGCTGCTGCAAGAAACACAGGCATCATGGGAGGGTGTTCAGAAAGAAAAAGAGCAAGCCTCGATCTGGTGCTCAGGGGAGATTACTGGAGTCGGGACCAGAACCATCAG CTCCACCATTGGATGCAGAAGTGGAAATGCACCAACATATAGTGACAAACTTTGGACACTATCTCAATGAACCTCCTCCACCATACGAACCCAAGCCAGAGCCAGTTTAG
- the LOC125655291 gene encoding uncharacterized protein LOC125655291 isoform X1, translating to MLCFYFLSRMRSLQVFSCSVDPNRDSLEPRLASMRVNVYKLYMDSYGTCQQSAFFEVQDEEYAVYSKGSGQAYQIMRCSLRFKTYPDQQLCVKFNSFKIDDCNVYLKVYQEHEPVDLARQPSDDCLYREYSCESSPQTVCSTDRYMTVQLYKERIGAERYDFSLQVVPKTMQNEIIMSLGVMVGVIVGVVVVIAILAILLLYCCCKKHRHHGRVFRKKKSKPRSGAQGRLLESGPEPSAPPLDAEVEMHQHIVTNFGHYLNEPPPPYEPKPEPV from the exons ATgctctgtttttattttctatccAGAATGAGGAGTCTACAAGTAttctcatgtagtgtagatccAAATCGTGATTCCCTAGAGCCAAGATTGGCCTCAATGAGAGTCAACGtatacaaat TGTACATGGATTCGTACGGAACCTGTCAGCAGTCTGCATTCTTCGAGGTCCAAGACGAGGAGTATGCAGTTTATTCTAAAGGAAGTGGACAGGCCTACCAGATAATGAGGTGCTCCCTGCGATTCAAGACTTACCCAGATCAACAGCTGTGTGTGAAATTTAACAGCTTCAAGATTGATGATTGCAATGTGTATCTTAAAGTGTACCAGGAACATGAACCTGTAGATTTAGCCCGGCAGCCCAGCGACGACTGTTTGTAT aGGGAGTACAGCTGTGAATCGTCCCCCCAGACTGTGTGTAGCACTGACCGTTACATGACAGTGCAGCTGTACAAAGAGAGAATTGGTGCTGAAAGATACGACTTCTCTCTGCAAGTCGTGCCAAAAACAATGCAAA ATGAGATCATCATGTCTTTGGGAGTGATGGTGGGAGTAATTGTTGGAGTTGTGGTAGTCATAGCGATACTAGCCATACTTCTTCTATACTGCTGCTGCAAGAAACACAGGCATCATGGGAGGGTGTTCAGAAAGAAAAAGAGCAAGCCTCGATCTGGTGCTCAGGGGAGATTACTGGAGTCGGGACCAGAACCATCAG CTCCACCATTGGATGCAGAAGTGGAAATGCACCAACATATAGTGACAAACTTTGGACACTATCTCAATGAACCTCCTCCACCATACGAACCCAAGCCAGAGCCAGTTTAG
- the LOC125655291 gene encoding uncharacterized protein LOC125655291 isoform X2, protein MGPTPTSLHPLIILITTITAVDGGAMNDQKYNALIYNVYMDSYGTCQQSAFFEVQDEEYAVYSKGSGQAYQIMRCSLRFKTYPDQQLCVKFNSFKIDDCNVYLKVYQEHEPVDLARQPSDDCLYREYSCESSPQTVCSTDRYMTVQLYKERIGAERYDFSLQVVPKTMQNEIIMSLGVMVGVIVGVVVVIAILAILLLYCCCKKHRHHGRVFRKKKSKPRSGAQGRLLESGPEPSAPPLDAEVEMHQHIVTNFGHYLNEPPPPYEPKPEPV, encoded by the exons ATGGGACCCACCCCCACCTCGCTTCACCCTCTGATTATCCTGATAACCACCATCACAGCTGTAGACGGTGGAGCCATGAACGACCAGAAAT ATAATGCGCTGATTTATAATG TGTACATGGATTCGTACGGAACCTGTCAGCAGTCTGCATTCTTCGAGGTCCAAGACGAGGAGTATGCAGTTTATTCTAAAGGAAGTGGACAGGCCTACCAGATAATGAGGTGCTCCCTGCGATTCAAGACTTACCCAGATCAACAGCTGTGTGTGAAATTTAACAGCTTCAAGATTGATGATTGCAATGTGTATCTTAAAGTGTACCAGGAACATGAACCTGTAGATTTAGCCCGGCAGCCCAGCGACGACTGTTTGTAT aGGGAGTACAGCTGTGAATCGTCCCCCCAGACTGTGTGTAGCACTGACCGTTACATGACAGTGCAGCTGTACAAAGAGAGAATTGGTGCTGAAAGATACGACTTCTCTCTGCAAGTCGTGCCAAAAACAATGCAAA ATGAGATCATCATGTCTTTGGGAGTGATGGTGGGAGTAATTGTTGGAGTTGTGGTAGTCATAGCGATACTAGCCATACTTCTTCTATACTGCTGCTGCAAGAAACACAGGCATCATGGGAGGGTGTTCAGAAAGAAAAAGAGCAAGCCTCGATCTGGTGCTCAGGGGAGATTACTGGAGTCGGGACCAGAACCATCAG CTCCACCATTGGATGCAGAAGTGGAAATGCACCAACATATAGTGACAAACTTTGGACACTATCTCAATGAACCTCCTCCACCATACGAACCCAAGCCAGAGCCAGTTTAG
- the LOC125655291 gene encoding uncharacterized protein LOC125655291 isoform X6, with protein sequence MDSYGTCQQSAFFEVQDEEYAVYSKGSGQAYQIMRCSLRFKTYPDQQLCVKFNSFKIDDCNVYLKVYQEHEPVDLARQPSDDCLYREYSCESSPQTVCSTDRYMTVQLYKERIGAERYDFSLQVVPKTMQNEIIMSLGVMVGVIVGVVVVIAILAILLLYCCCKKHRHHGRVFRKKKSKPRSGAQGRLLESGPEPSAPPLDAEVEMHQHIVTNFGHYLNEPPPPYEPKPEPV encoded by the exons ATGGATTCGTACGGAACCTGTCAGCAGTCTGCATTCTTCGAGGTCCAAGACGAGGAGTATGCAGTTTATTCTAAAGGAAGTGGACAGGCCTACCAGATAATGAGGTGCTCCCTGCGATTCAAGACTTACCCAGATCAACAGCTGTGTGTGAAATTTAACAGCTTCAAGATTGATGATTGCAATGTGTATCTTAAAGTGTACCAGGAACATGAACCTGTAGATTTAGCCCGGCAGCCCAGCGACGACTGTTTGTAT aGGGAGTACAGCTGTGAATCGTCCCCCCAGACTGTGTGTAGCACTGACCGTTACATGACAGTGCAGCTGTACAAAGAGAGAATTGGTGCTGAAAGATACGACTTCTCTCTGCAAGTCGTGCCAAAAACAATGCAAA ATGAGATCATCATGTCTTTGGGAGTGATGGTGGGAGTAATTGTTGGAGTTGTGGTAGTCATAGCGATACTAGCCATACTTCTTCTATACTGCTGCTGCAAGAAACACAGGCATCATGGGAGGGTGTTCAGAAAGAAAAAGAGCAAGCCTCGATCTGGTGCTCAGGGGAGATTACTGGAGTCGGGACCAGAACCATCAG CTCCACCATTGGATGCAGAAGTGGAAATGCACCAACATATAGTGACAAACTTTGGACACTATCTCAATGAACCTCCTCCACCATACGAACCCAAGCCAGAGCCAGTTTAG
- the LOC125655291 gene encoding uncharacterized protein LOC125655291 isoform X3, with product MRSLQVFSCSVDPNRDSLEPRLASMRVNVYKLYMDSYGTCQQSAFFEVQDEEYAVYSKGSGQAYQIMRCSLRFKTYPDQQLCVKFNSFKIDDCNVYLKVYQEHEPVDLARQPSDDCLYREYSCESSPQTVCSTDRYMTVQLYKERIGAERYDFSLQVVPKTMQNEIIMSLGVMVGVIVGVVVVIAILAILLLYCCCKKHRHHGRVFRKKKSKPRSGAQGRLLESGPEPSAPPLDAEVEMHQHIVTNFGHYLNEPPPPYEPKPEPV from the exons ATGAGGAGTCTACAAGTAttctcatgtagtgtagatccAAATCGTGATTCCCTAGAGCCAAGATTGGCCTCAATGAGAGTCAACGtatacaaat TGTACATGGATTCGTACGGAACCTGTCAGCAGTCTGCATTCTTCGAGGTCCAAGACGAGGAGTATGCAGTTTATTCTAAAGGAAGTGGACAGGCCTACCAGATAATGAGGTGCTCCCTGCGATTCAAGACTTACCCAGATCAACAGCTGTGTGTGAAATTTAACAGCTTCAAGATTGATGATTGCAATGTGTATCTTAAAGTGTACCAGGAACATGAACCTGTAGATTTAGCCCGGCAGCCCAGCGACGACTGTTTGTAT aGGGAGTACAGCTGTGAATCGTCCCCCCAGACTGTGTGTAGCACTGACCGTTACATGACAGTGCAGCTGTACAAAGAGAGAATTGGTGCTGAAAGATACGACTTCTCTCTGCAAGTCGTGCCAAAAACAATGCAAA ATGAGATCATCATGTCTTTGGGAGTGATGGTGGGAGTAATTGTTGGAGTTGTGGTAGTCATAGCGATACTAGCCATACTTCTTCTATACTGCTGCTGCAAGAAACACAGGCATCATGGGAGGGTGTTCAGAAAGAAAAAGAGCAAGCCTCGATCTGGTGCTCAGGGGAGATTACTGGAGTCGGGACCAGAACCATCAG CTCCACCATTGGATGCAGAAGTGGAAATGCACCAACATATAGTGACAAACTTTGGACACTATCTCAATGAACCTCCTCCACCATACGAACCCAAGCCAGAGCCAGTTTAG